In Rhizoctonia solani chromosome 6, complete sequence, the sequence cataagataacaagtccgtaaaaaatactaaaaataatagaaaaatcaggcaaatccaatggtataattaaggaggttgtaacattgccccccccttaaaggctcttggcagcgtcacaagcctttctgagtctagcttggttgaagcgcttgatctcttcctggctgtgttccaacagttcatctggttcccaggaattgtcttctggcccataacccttccattttatcagataaaaccattttccctgttgttgcttggagtcaatgatttgctcaaccttgtattcttcttccccttctattgtttccaGAGGGGGTTTTTCTGGGAACGGCTGACTAGGAGACTTGTGTGCTTTGGACAGTAACCCTATGTAGAACACAacatggattttcagggtaTCAGGGAGCTTCAGGCGGTACGCATGGCTTGAGATTTTTTCCGTGATTTCAAAGGGGCCTAGACGCTTGGGATCtaatttgttggagtttgatCAAATTTCCATGTTTTTTGCGTCTAGCCACACTTTTTCACCTACAGAGTATTCTGGGGTTATGCCTTTGGTTCCTGCCATCCTTTCTTTGGTCATCCTTAGGGCGGACTccacctccttccattctcATGCAAGGGTGTCTGCCACAAGATTGGCTTCTGGGATGTTTGCTGGGACATTTGACGGGTTCATAAcaggatttcttccatagacTAGTTCAAAAGGGGTTTTTCCTGTAGCGGCAtgcttggcattgttataGGCGTACTCAGCCAGTGGTAACCATGTGGTCCAATCCAAGTGGTCTGCTGCTACGTAcaa encodes:
- a CDS encoding Transposon Tf2-7 polyprotein, which gives rise to MTKERMAGTKGITPEYSVDPKRLGPFEITEKISSHAYRLKLPDTLKIHVVFYIGLLSKAHKSPSQPFPEKPPLETIEGEEEYKVEQIIDSKQQQGKWFYLIKWKGYGPEDNSWEPDELLEHSQEEIKRFNQARLRKACDAAKSL